A genomic window from Oryctolagus cuniculus chromosome 12, mOryCun1.1, whole genome shotgun sequence includes:
- the LOC103351108 gene encoding RNA polymerase-associated protein LEO1, with protein MDSSSSSDYSGTMDLFGDINDISSSSDEDSQLPMPGQHVDEPQAALDQHGKQPASETRIEVEIPNINSDLGNELHFVKLPKFLSIDPKPFDPQFYEDEREDKKMPYDGDRIRLKLKVENTIRWRIRRDEEGNEIRESNARIVKWSDGSMSLHLGNEVFEIHQELLQDNHNHLFIRGDTGLLGQAIFKSKLTFRPHSIDSATHRKMTVPLASRISKAQKIRILPMASCDPEGPRTDMMKKEERRLQASTQRGSQSIHLRGRGRRRQQVPSTPHQDPDSDDDEEEEEEEEEEEEGEEEQEEQEAASLAALNSPRPGAAHGESGVEVALSPQGSREHFLPVFLCLRDGAKAACFVESSVADSTSGRADGCTNWCTCQGGVRPAAPHGANSLGAHTRQS; from the exons ATTACAGTGGGACCATGGATCTTTTTGGAGACATAAATGACATTTCTTCGTCGAGTGATGAGGACAGCCAGCTCCCTATGCCAGGACAACATGTT GATGAACCCCAAGCAGCCCTGGaccagcatgggaagcagcccGCTTCTGAAACCAGAATAGAAGTAGAGATTCCCAATATCAACTCTGACTTAGGAAATGAACTCCACTTTGTGAAACTACCCAAGTTTCTCAGCATAGATCCCAA ACCTTTCGACCCTCAGTTTTATGAAGATGAACGTGAAGATAAGAAAATGCCTTACGATGGAGACAGAATCAGGCTGAAATTAAAG GTGGAAAATACCATTCGATGGAGGATCCGCCGGGATGAAGAAGGAAATGAGATCAGAGAGAGCAACGCTCGCATCGTCAAGTGGTCAGACGGAAG CATGTCCCTGCATCTGGGGAACGAGGTGTTTGAGATCCACCAGGAACTCCTGCAGGACAACCACAACCACCTGTTCATAAGAGGCGACACCGGCCTGCTGGGACAAGCCATCTTCAAATCCAAGCTCACCTTCCG GCCTCATTCTATAGACAGTGCCACCCATAGAAAGATGACCGTGCCACTGGCTAGTAGAATTTCAAAGGCACAGAAGATTAGGATCCTGCCAATGGCCTCTTGCGATCCTGAGGGCCCGCGCACAGACATGATGAAG AAGGAGGAAAGACGGCTGCAGGCTTCTACTCAGCGCGGGTCTCAGAGCATCCatctgcgggggagggggaggcggcgcCAGCAGGTGCCAAGCACCCCCCACCAGGATCCCGACAGTGACGatgacgaggaggaggaggaggaggaggaggaggaggaggaaggggaggaggaacaggaggagcaggaggcagccagCCTGGCTGCCCTGAACAGCCCTCGCCCAGGGGCAGCCCACGGTGAGTCAGGCGTGGAAGTGGCACTtagcccccagggctcccgtgagcactttctccctgtcttcctgTGTCTTCGAGATGGCGCGAAGGCCGCTTGTTTTGTCGAGAGCAGTGTCGCAGACAGCACGTCAGGGCGGGCGGATGGCTGCACTAACTGGTGCACCTGCCAAGGGGGTGTGCGGCCCGCAGCTCCCCACGGGGCGAATTCACTCGGTGCTCACACTCGGCAGTCTTAA